The Pontibacter korlensis sequence CGGTAATAGGCACATCTTCTACTCGCCGTAAGGCACTTCTTAAAAAGTACTACCCAAACATCAAGACAGCCGAATCCAGAGGTAACCTGCAGACCCGCCTGCGCAAGCTGGAAGAGAAGCAGTTCGATGCTCTGATGCTGGCTTACGCTGGAGTTTACCGTATGGGCTATGATAACCTGATTGTGCACACCTTTCCAGAGTACGAATTTGTGCCTGCAGCAGGACAGGGCAGTGTAGCCATTGAGTGTGCCAAGAACCTTGATCCAGAGCTAAAGAAAGGCCTGAAAGAGGCGTTAAACCATACAGACACCCACGTTTGCTTATTGGCTGAGCGCGCGTTCCTGCGTACGATGGAAGGCGGTTGTAGTATCCCGTCCTTTGCGTTGGCAACGTTAACAGACGAAGGCGTTAGTATAACCGGAGGCATTGTAAGCCTGGACGGTAAAACGCTGCTGCAGGAAACACTGGAAGGACCGACTGTAACTGTTGAGGCAATGGGAGAGCAATTGGCTAACACTATTCTGAGCCGGGGTGGTGATGAAATACTAAAAAGCATTCGAGCTGAGCGCACAGAATAAGTAAAAGCTTTGCGTAGACAAGAGCTTTACTGGTGTTATAAAAAAGGCCTCCTGCACAATGCAGGAGGCCTTTTTTGCTTTATATCTTTTTTGAGCTTAGGCTTTGGCAGCTTCTGCTTTTACAGCTTCTTTGGAAAGCGGCCCATTCCTGGACGATCGGGCATAGGCAAGGAAATCCTGCATCTCACGCTTCACCATAGGAGCCATTAAATATAATCCTACCATGTTAGGAATACTCATGGCAAAGAGCATGGCATCAGAGAAAGCTACTACGCTGCCTAGCTGCATAGGAGCACCAAGTACAATAAAGGCGCAGAAGATAA is a genomic window containing:
- the hemC gene encoding hydroxymethylbilane synthase, with protein sequence MTENITDRIIRIGTRGSKLALWQAENAAEKLQASGFKTELVIISTKGDQVLDKSLDKIGSKGVFTEELEVALREGQVEIAVHSAKDVQSSIPEDLELVAFMEREQVNDVILSFDPNFKLERDSKAVIGTSSTRRKALLKKYYPNIKTAESRGNLQTRLRKLEEKQFDALMLAYAGVYRMGYDNLIVHTFPEYEFVPAAGQGSVAIECAKNLDPELKKGLKEALNHTDTHVCLLAERAFLRTMEGGCSIPSFALATLTDEGVSITGGIVSLDGKTLLQETLEGPTVTVEAMGEQLANTILSRGGDEILKSIRAERTE